The window GGAAACTTAATCCTGCCATTGCCATTGCTCATAACCTTGCTCATGAGCGCAGTGTATTCTGTAGAGATATCTTTATCGTCAAAAGAAACCAATTGGTTGAATCCCATTGTATTGGCGTAAAAATTGACCCATTTATTCATTTCGCCCCATCCTACATTGCCTACCATATGATCAATATATTTGAGCCCGGTTTCCTTCGTTTTATATTCTGGTTTCCAGGCTGTATAGCCTGGCAAAAAAGGTCCATTGTAATTCCTGCGCTCAACAAAAACATGCACAGTTTCGCCATAAGTGTGTATTCCTGAACGTACTACTTCTCCATTGGCATCTTTTTCAACAACAGGCTCAAAATATGATTCAGCGCCTCGCGAAGTTGTTTCTTTCCATGATTTGCGCGCATCATCCACCCATAAAGCAACTACTTTAATGCCATCGCCGTGATTTTTGACATGTTGTGCAATTTCACTGTCGGGTATGAGTGAGGAGGTGAATACAAATCTGATTTTGTCTTGTATGAGCACATATGAGGTGCGGTCTTTCAGACCCGTTTCCAATCCGGCATAGGCCAATGGCTGAAACCCAAACGCTGTTTGGTAATAAAACGCAGCCTGCTTGGCATTGCCAACGTAAAATTCTACGTAATCAGTGCCGTTAAGCGGCAGAAAGTCTTCTTTTAAAGTCATTGGTTTGTGAGGTTTAAATGAATCGTATCTATGTTTTTGTGAATGTCAGCTTTTCAAACTGAATAAAATGCCGTTCTTTTATTGTTGAGCGGTGAAGTGAATGAAAACTATGGAGCCCACGATTTAAAATACTCAGGATCTTCAATTTCCATGGCCTGTTTGGTTAGCCATAAAGGCCGGAAGGTATCAACCATTACAGCCAGTTCCTTTGTCTCTTTGGCTCCCAGGCTTTTTTCCACTGTTCCGGGATGTGGCCCGTGTGGAATGCCTATCGGATGCAGGGTAATTTGACCACGATCAACATGTTTGCGACTCATAAAATCACCATCAACATAATAGAGTACTTCATCGGAGTCGACATTGCTGTGATTGTAGGGCACTGGGATTGATTGTGGATGATAGTCGTATAACCTCGGTACAAATGCACACATTACATAGTTGTGAGCTTCAAAAGTTTGATGAACAGGGGGCGGTTGGTGAATACGACCCGTAATAGGCTCAAAATCATGGATGGAAAGCGCATACGGATAATGATATCCATCCCAGCCAATTACATCAAATGGATGACTGGCAAAATGGTAAGGGAATATCTGGTGCTCTTTCTTAATCATTACTACAAAATCACCCTTTTCATCATGTGTTTCCAGGTTGCATGGTTTTCTTATGTCGCGTTCGCAAAAAGGAGCATGTTCTTCGAGCTGCCCAAGTTTATTGACATATCTTTTGGGAAATCTGATGGGCGTATATGATTCCACAATAAAGAGCCGGTTGTCAGGCGTATCAAAATGCAGTTGGTAAATAATGCCACGGGGAATGATAAGATGATCGCCATAGCTGAATGTGATTTCTCCATACATGCTTTTTAGCTTTCCTGAACCTTCATGTATAAAAATCATCTCACTCGCCTGAGAATTTTTAAAGAAATATTTTTCCATTGATTTTGTCGGCGATGCCAGAATTATACTGAGATCGTGGTTTACCATTACGGGTACCCGGCTTTGAAGATAATCATCCGTAGGCTTAACTTTAAATCCCTGGAAACTGCGATGTTGCATGTTGTTTTGTATGGCAATTTCCGGTTTTACATCAATAGGTGGTTCTATTTTAATTACCTGAGTAGGGGGGTAAACATGGTATGTGAGCGAGTAGGCATCTGAAAACCCTTCAGTCGAAACCAGTTGTTCAGCATACAGGCTGCCGTCAGGTTTGCGAAACTGTGTATGCCGTTTTGGCGGAATTTGTCCTAGCTTGTGATAATGAGGCATTGTTCTGATGTTTTTTTATGTTCCCTTGTTTTCTAAAATTAGGGAACTTATCTAAGTCTTTTTAAACAATCAGATGGGACTATTGTTCAGTCATTGTCAGCCTGAAAAGCTTATTTTTACTGCGTTTTTTAAATATTTATATATAGAATTCCCGAATCTGATTATGTTGCCTTCTGATTCATCTGATTGGTAGTTTTATTCACTTTTTGACTTCTCTGATTAAAGGTGAACAAAAAGAAAAGGCCGGATAATTCCGGCCTTTTTATGTGTAGTCTTCAATTGTTATTTTTTAATGATTATTTTTCTGATGAATTCATTGTGATTCAATGGTTTAATCTTGAAAAAATATACTCCGTCGGGCAGTGAATTCAACCGGGCTTTAACCTTAGAGATAGGGTTGGTGATTTGGGCATCGTAAACTTTCTTTCCGGCCAGGTTTACAACTTCTACAGCTTCAAATATAACTGATTCTGGCGATGCTGATTCCAGATAAACAATGCCTGTGGAAGGGTTCGGATAGATGACAATTCCAATTTGATCATGGGTGATTATTCCTACCTGCAGTTCAAAGTGAGCCACAAGCTCCCGGCTACTGTTAACCTGAAAAGAATAAACAGGATTGGTTGATACCGGGTTTCCGTTTTCTTCCCAACTCACAAACATATAACCATTGTTTTCAAAAGCTTCAATAGTAGCCGTTTCCCCTTCATTGTAATATCCTTCTCCGTTTGTATATCCGCCATTTTCGGGGTTGGCATTCAGTTTAATAAAGTATTGCTGAATGGTAAAGTTAGCTACCAACGTCCGGTTTGCATTTACTGTGAAGGTATAACTGGCCGAAGTTGAAACAGGATTTCCGTTTTCAGTCCAGTTGACGAAGTTATAACCATTGGCTGGTGAAGCTGTGACAGTGGCCTGGGCGCCTGCAACATAGGTGCCTCCGCCTGCAGTGTTGCCACCTGAAGCAGGACTGGACAAGGTGGTGATGGTATATTCAATTGTTTCTTCAGTAAAGTTAGCTACCAGCGTTCTGTTTGCATTTACTGTGAAGGTATAACTGGCCGAAGTTGAGACGGGATTTCCGTTTTCAGTCCAGTTAACGAAGTTATAACCGTTGGCTGGTGAAGCTGTGACAGTGGCCTGAGCGCCGGCAACATAGGTGCCTCCGCCTGCAGTGTTGCCACCTGAAGCAGGACTGGACAAGGTGGTGATGGTGTATTCAATTGTTTCTTCAGTAAAGTTAGCTACCAGTGTCCGGTTTGCATTTACTGTGAAGGTATAACTGGCCGAAGTTGAAACAGGATTTCCGTTTTCAGTCCAGTTGACGAAGTTATAACCATTGGCTGGTGAAGCTGTGACAGTGGCCTGGGCGCCGGCAACATAGGTGCCTCCGCCTGCAGTGTTGCCACCTGAAGCAGGACTGGACAAGGTGGTGATGGTGTATTCAATTGTTTCTTCAGTAAAGTTAGCTACCAGTGTCCGGTTTGCATTTACTGTGAAGGTATAACTGGCCGAAGTTGAAACAGGATTTCCGTTTTCAGTCCAGTTGACGAAGTTATAA is drawn from Lentimicrobiaceae bacterium and contains these coding sequences:
- the hppD gene encoding 4-hydroxyphenylpyruvate dioxygenase → MTLKEDFLPLNGTDYVEFYVGNAKQAAFYYQTAFGFQPLAYAGLETGLKDRTSYVLIQDKIRFVFTSSLIPDSEIAQHVKNHGDGIKVVALWVDDARKSWKETTSRGAESYFEPVVEKDANGEVVRSGIHTYGETVHVFVERRNYNGPFLPGYTAWKPEYKTKETGLKYIDHMVGNVGWGEMNKWVNFYANTMGFNQLVSFDDKDISTEYTALMSKVMSNGNGRIKFPINEPAEGKKRSQVEEYLDFYGTSGVQHVAMATDNILDTVSELRKRGIEFLSVPDSYYETVLNRVGKIDEEILSLKNLGILVDRDDEGYLLQIFTKPVEDRPTVFYEIIQRKGAKSFGKGNFKALFEAIELEQSKRGTL
- a CDS encoding homogentisate 1,2-dioxygenase → MPHYHKLGQIPPKRHTQFRKPDGSLYAEQLVSTEGFSDAYSLTYHVYPPTQVIKIEPPIDVKPEIAIQNNMQHRSFQGFKVKPTDDYLQSRVPVMVNHDLSIILASPTKSMEKYFFKNSQASEMIFIHEGSGKLKSMYGEITFSYGDHLIIPRGIIYQLHFDTPDNRLFIVESYTPIRFPKRYVNKLGQLEEHAPFCERDIRKPCNLETHDEKGDFVVMIKKEHQIFPYHFASHPFDVIGWDGYHYPYALSIHDFEPITGRIHQPPPVHQTFEAHNYVMCAFVPRLYDYHPQSIPVPYNHSNVDSDEVLYYVDGDFMSRKHVDRGQITLHPIGIPHGPHPGTVEKSLGAKETKELAVMVDTFRPLWLTKQAMEIEDPEYFKSWAP